From one Thermodesulfovibrionales bacterium genomic stretch:
- a CDS encoding HupE/UreJ family protein, whose protein sequence is MLKIPGSVQNLKEPIVQELADSLVERRWIDAGPNGLAGKRIEFVGLQLTITDVLIRVEMLDGRKWTTIARPSQPWVEVAASQTRLGVASTYIVQGIRHILFGADHMLFVLGLLLIVSDRWMLLKTVTAFTIAHSITLAVATLGYAEVPVLPLNAAIALSILFLGPEIIRSWRGETSFTIRHPWVVAFAFGLLHGFGFASALTSAGLPRHELPLALVSFNVGVELGQLGFVGLILALEHSFRILEVRWPRWAQALPGYTVGSLGAFWTVQRVILLFGAMR, encoded by the coding sequence ATGCTGAAGATTCCGGGCAGTGTGCAGAACCTCAAGGAGCCGATAGTACAGGAACTGGCGGATTCTCTGGTTGAGCGCCGCTGGATCGACGCAGGTCCGAATGGGCTGGCTGGCAAGCGCATCGAGTTCGTCGGACTTCAGCTGACGATCACCGATGTGCTCATTCGCGTAGAGATGCTGGATGGCAGAAAGTGGACAACCATCGCCCGCCCGTCACAGCCGTGGGTCGAGGTTGCGGCTTCGCAAACCCGGTTAGGCGTGGCGAGCACCTATATCGTGCAGGGCATCCGCCATATTCTCTTCGGCGCCGACCACATGCTCTTCGTGCTGGGGCTCCTGCTGATCGTGTCTGACCGCTGGATGCTTCTGAAGACGGTCACCGCATTCACAATAGCGCACAGCATCACGCTTGCCGTCGCAACGCTCGGATACGCGGAGGTACCGGTGCTCCCGTTGAATGCCGCGATTGCGCTGAGCATCCTCTTCCTCGGGCCGGAGATTATTCGCTCTTGGCGAGGGGAAACGAGCTTCACGATTCGCCATCCCTGGGTGGTTGCGTTTGCTTTCGGGCTGCTCCACGGTTTTGGCTTCGCCAGTGCGCTGACCAGCGCGGGGCTGCCACGGCATGAGTTGCCCCTAGCCCTTGTCAGCTTCAATGTCGGCGTAGAACTCGGACAACTCGGTTTCGTCGGACTGATTCTGGCGCTGGAGCATTCCTTCAGAATCCTCGAAGTCCGTTGGCCGCGATGGGCACAGGCCCTTCCGGGATACACCGTCGGTTCCCTGGGAGCATTTTGGACAGTGCAGCGCGTTATATTGCTTTTTGGGGCAATGAGATGA
- a CDS encoding HupE/UreJ family protein produces MAVLAMLRAESAFAHAQQGQAAGFLTGLGHPLSGLDHVLAMVAVGLWGAQLGSPFIWLLPVAFPLVMAMGGMLGFMGISLPGIEYGIAASAILLGAAVMFEVRPPLAVAAILVGFFAIFHGHAHGNELPMGQSALLYSMGFVIATGCLHATGIGIGTIHRWRWGQTLLRVAGAVVAAGGVFFMWKAFP; encoded by the coding sequence ATGGCTGTGCTGGCGATGCTCCGGGCAGAGTCGGCATTCGCGCACGCACAACAGGGCCAGGCCGCTGGTTTCCTGACAGGCTTAGGTCATCCGCTTTCAGGGCTGGATCACGTTCTGGCAATGGTAGCTGTCGGCCTGTGGGGCGCACAACTCGGCAGCCCGTTCATCTGGCTATTGCCGGTGGCGTTTCCTCTGGTGATGGCGATGGGCGGAATGCTCGGTTTCATGGGCATCTCTCTACCCGGCATTGAATACGGGATCGCTGCGTCGGCTATCCTGCTTGGTGCGGCCGTGATGTTCGAGGTCCGCCCGCCCCTTGCAGTGGCCGCGATCCTAGTTGGCTTCTTCGCCATTTTCCATGGACACGCCCACGGGAACGAACTCCCGATGGGCCAGAGCGCTTTGCTCTACAGCATGGGTTTCGTTATCGCGACAGGCTGTTTGCACGCCACAGGGATCGGCATCGGCACGATCCACCGATGGCGATGGGGCCAGACTTTGCTGCGCGTTGCCGGTGCTGTGGTCGCGGCGGGTGGAGTCTTCTTTATGTGGAAGGCATTCCCATGA
- a CDS encoding HupE/UreJ family protein: MKHLSVFRLSISATIAFAVPLCPTPALAHLNSTGMGPIYDGLTHFLMSPEDVVPVLALALLAGLRGASYGRRALFVVPIAWLLGGLLGLRASATNDNVILSSIWFLLLGGLLAADAKLSLRVTTVLAALLGLYHGYLNGSGMGASGYVAAALLGLVFAVFVVVALPAAFVVRLRVAWARIAVRVAGSWIAASGLLLLSWATRRG; encoded by the coding sequence ATGAAGCATCTGTCTGTCTTCCGGCTATCGATTTCAGCAACGATAGCGTTCGCCGTCCCACTGTGCCCCACGCCCGCTTTGGCACACCTGAATTCGACCGGCATGGGGCCGATCTATGACGGGTTGACGCACTTCCTCATGAGCCCCGAAGATGTTGTACCGGTGCTCGCGCTTGCGCTGTTGGCCGGATTGCGCGGCGCCAGCTATGGCCGCAGAGCTCTGTTCGTAGTCCCGATCGCGTGGCTGTTGGGCGGTCTTCTCGGCTTAAGGGCATCGGCAACGAATGACAACGTCATCCTGTCATCGATCTGGTTTCTGCTTCTGGGGGGATTGCTGGCGGCCGACGCGAAACTCTCGTTGCGTGTGACCACCGTTCTGGCTGCGCTGCTCGGTCTCTATCATGGATACTTGAATGGAAGTGGGATGGGCGCATCCGGATACGTTGCTGCAGCTCTCCTCGGGCTGGTCTTCGCGGTGTTTGTGGTGGTTGCGCTCCCTGCCGCGTTCGTGGTTCGCTTACGCGTCGCATGGGCTCGAATCGCCGTGCGCGTGGCGGGGAGCTGGATCGCCGCCAGCGGGTTGCTGTTATTGAGCTGGGCCACGAGAAGAGGCTGA
- the rnr gene encoding ribonuclease R, translating into MVTRDSILSFFREKTRKPVGFREIVSSMGLSHAEARALKRLLRRMMREGAIVMTRRGLYGPAEDMHLLTGYFEAHRDGYGFVILEKPDERDVFVPARSTSGAMDNDRVIVRVENWLRREGKIVRILERATARVVGRLDITKTASYVRPKKKNITFDLYVSPADRGGAKHGDTVIAEVVNYPTDKRPPSGRIVKILEKPEDPISEMESIIDEFNLSRRFPKTVLDETKSFREKASEYSLEKRKDLRSLPTVTIDGERAKDFDDAVSINLTEHGYRLWVHIADVGHYVGWNTVVDDEARKRGTSVYFPDRVIPMLPKELSEDLCSLKPKVERYAFTAEMDFSREGERVNAKFYPSLIISDERMTYTSVKKILVDQDRAEREKYEYLLPDFEMMNELCGILRGRRLERGSLDFDLPEPEVLLDLQGNPEAILKAERNLAHMLIEEFMIAANEAVAEHLEALGIPSIYRIHEEPDPMKLEDIMKVVKLAVRVRKKTLKPGDFSRLLSAIKGAPDEEIINYMVLRSLKQARYSPVNVGHFGLASRCYTHFTSPIRRYPDLVVHRILREVLMKKRFSDKRVKELGSMLPDIALHSSRMERLADEVEREVINAMRVWFMKERVGEEYEGKVVSVTPYGFKVRLKDFYVEGFIHVSYMTDDFYSYNERSVSLSGRNTGKTFKIGKEVRVRVDRVDMDEREIVFGIVS; encoded by the coding sequence ATGGTCACGAGAGATTCTATCCTTTCCTTCTTCCGCGAAAAGACTCGGAAACCCGTCGGTTTCAGAGAGATCGTATCCTCGATGGGACTCAGCCATGCTGAGGCGAGGGCATTGAAGCGTCTCCTCAGGCGGATGATGCGGGAGGGCGCCATCGTGATGACCCGCAGAGGCCTCTACGGACCGGCCGAGGACATGCATCTCCTCACGGGATATTTTGAGGCCCACAGAGACGGCTACGGCTTTGTCATTCTCGAAAAACCGGATGAGCGGGATGTCTTCGTTCCTGCCCGCTCGACCTCCGGCGCGATGGATAACGACAGGGTCATCGTCAGGGTCGAAAACTGGCTGAGGCGCGAAGGAAAGATAGTAAGGATCCTTGAGAGGGCGACTGCGCGGGTCGTGGGAAGACTCGACATTACGAAAACCGCATCGTATGTGAGGCCGAAGAAAAAGAACATCACCTTCGACCTCTACGTGTCGCCCGCAGACAGGGGAGGTGCGAAGCACGGCGACACCGTTATTGCCGAAGTGGTCAACTATCCGACCGATAAGAGGCCGCCGTCGGGCAGGATCGTCAAGATACTCGAGAAGCCGGAAGACCCGATATCCGAGATGGAATCCATCATCGATGAATTCAACCTTTCACGCCGCTTCCCGAAGACCGTTCTCGACGAGACAAAATCATTTAGGGAGAAAGCCTCTGAATATTCTTTGGAGAAGAGGAAGGATCTGAGAAGTCTCCCGACCGTTACGATCGACGGCGAAAGGGCAAAAGATTTTGACGACGCCGTCTCGATAAATCTCACCGAACATGGCTACAGACTCTGGGTGCATATCGCGGATGTGGGCCATTACGTCGGCTGGAACACGGTCGTAGACGACGAGGCGAGGAAGCGCGGAACGAGCGTTTATTTTCCCGACAGGGTCATCCCGATGCTGCCCAAGGAGCTTTCAGAGGACCTCTGCAGTCTGAAACCGAAGGTCGAGAGGTATGCCTTTACCGCTGAGATGGATTTCAGCCGGGAAGGGGAAAGGGTGAATGCGAAATTCTACCCGAGCCTCATCATAAGTGATGAGAGGATGACCTATACGTCTGTTAAGAAGATACTCGTCGACCAGGACCGCGCCGAACGGGAAAAATACGAATATCTCCTGCCGGACTTCGAGATGATGAACGAGCTCTGCGGCATTCTGAGGGGACGGAGACTTGAGAGGGGAAGCCTCGATTTCGACCTCCCTGAGCCGGAGGTCCTCCTCGATCTGCAGGGGAATCCCGAGGCGATACTTAAGGCGGAAAGAAACCTCGCGCATATGCTCATCGAGGAGTTCATGATAGCCGCCAACGAGGCTGTGGCCGAGCACCTGGAGGCGCTTGGCATTCCGAGTATCTACAGGATTCACGAAGAACCGGACCCGATGAAACTCGAAGATATCATGAAAGTCGTAAAACTGGCGGTACGGGTGAGGAAGAAGACTCTCAAGCCCGGGGACTTCTCTCGGCTATTGAGTGCCATTAAAGGGGCTCCTGACGAAGAGATTATAAACTATATGGTCTTGAGGAGCCTAAAACAGGCGCGCTATTCTCCGGTCAATGTCGGACATTTCGGTCTTGCCTCCCGATGCTATACGCACTTTACATCACCGATACGGAGGTATCCCGATCTCGTAGTCCACAGGATACTGAGAGAGGTTCTGATGAAGAAGCGCTTCTCGGACAAGAGGGTGAAGGAGCTGGGGTCCATGCTTCCTGATATCGCCCTTCATTCGTCGAGGATGGAACGCCTCGCCGATGAAGTCGAGAGGGAAGTGATCAACGCGATGAGGGTCTGGTTCATGAAGGAGAGGGTGGGCGAGGAGTATGAGGGCAAGGTCGTGAGCGTCACGCCCTACGGCTTCAAGGTGAGACTGAAAGACTTCTATGTCGAGGGGTTTATCCATGTCTCTTACATGACGGATGACTTTTATTCCTATAACGAGAGATCGGTCTCACTCTCCGGAAGAAACACGGGGAAGACTTTTAAGATAGGAAAAGAAGTGAGGGTTAGAGTTGACAGGGTAGACATGGACGAACGTGAGATCGTCTTCGGGATCGTTTCTTAG